A region of the Terriglobales bacterium genome:
AATTTCCTGCAGCTTGAGCCGAGCCGCTTCGCTCGAACGCCGCGCCTCTTCCATCCCTTTTTGGATTTCCTGCGTGCGTCCGCGAAACATCGCAGGCAGGTTCGCTTTTAGGGCAAGAATGATGAGCACGGCGACAATGGCGAAGTTAATAACTACGCACAACCAGTAAGCACCTTCGAGCGGGAGTCCGGTGATATGAGAAATTCCCTGCACGGCAGGCGAGTACTTGAACGCTGCCTGCTCCTGATCCTCGGATTCGGCCGCACCGCTCTCATTTCCAACGCCGGATTCACCCGGAGTGCGCCCGGCAGCCTCGTTCGATGCGTGCGTTAGTTCCTGATTGGAATTTGCCGATTCCGGTGCAAAGGCCGACCCCGTTTTCGAACCTTCAGCGGGACGATTCGCTGGCGCGGGCTTTTGCGCGCGCGTAGCCGGTTTAGAGGCGGGAGCAGCCGTCTGCTGCGCAACTGCACTTAGGCACAAAGTGGCAAAGAACGCGAGTATGAGGATGAGAGTGCGTTTCATCCCCGGCCACCGACGGCGGGCTGCTTAGCTTCGGATCCGGCACGCAGGATGGAGCGGATGATCTCCTTAGCCAAATTGGAACTTTCAGCCTCGATGCGAACTTTCGCGATCTCGCTCTCTTTCTGGATTTGCGCACGAGCGCTGGCGATCATCGCCTCCGCGGCGCCACGAGCTTCGGAAACTGCCATGGTCTTCTCATCCAGCACCTGCTGGCGCCGGGTCTCCTGACTCTTGAAGACAGCCAGTCGAGCCTCACGGAGTTTCTGCTCGTATTCAGCCGTTTTGCGATCGGCGGCAGCCACATCGCTGCGGGCTTTTTCGGTTGCGCCCACGGTTTGACTGCGACGCTCGGAAAGCGCGTCAATGAGCGCGTTATGGACAATCACGCGATACAGAATCCATATGAGAACAAAGAGGATGATGGTCGGAATGGCGCCGAACGCAAGTTCGCCTAGTTGTCTGAGCGTCTCGTCCATTAACTTGAGTGCTTATTGTCCCGCGGAGAAAGTGAATGACAACCTTCTAAGCTAACATTCGATTTTTCCGAGTGTCAAACTGCTGCAGGTACAACTTTCGTGCACATTCCATAGCCGCTTCTGCCCGGAAATCCAGAGTTGCTGGGTGAAGATGGGGCGCGATTCATAGGGGTTCACCTTACTTTCTTAAGGCCTTTCCGGAAGCAAAGATTTCACGATTCAGGTCGAGGCCGTAATCCTCGGAAGGCGTTTACCTGAGCCCGACGTTTCGGTCACGATGCCGCCACGGGCTGCGGTCATTTCGTCGCATGATTCATTGCTTTTGATTGCGAACTGCTCCTATAATGTGGGCCATCCGTACCCGCCAAAATACCTCGCAAGAGGTCTGGCCCGGGGAGCGTCAGCCGGTCAGACCGGATGCCAGCCTTCGTGGCAATCGCCCCGCTCGGAACCATCAGGCGACATTCGGAACTGATCTCGAACGGAATCCAAGGAGTCTTTAAGCGCAACATGACACGTAAGATTGTTTCAACTCTCTCCATCGCGGCCCTGCTCTCTGCTGGAGCCTTAGCTCAGGCAGCCGATACGAACGCAGCTCCGGCGGCCAGCACGACCACTAATTCCCTCGTGGCGGGTCCAACCAAAGTCGCCATCATCAACATTCAGGCGGCGATCGCCAACACCAACGAAGGCCAGCGCGATCTCGATGCACTGCAGAAGAAATTCGAACCCAAGCAGATCGAACTGAAGAGCCTCAGCGACGAAGTCGACAACCTCAAGAAGCAGCTCGCAGCCCAGACCAACGCTCTGAATGACGAGGAGCGCAACAAGCGTGTGCAGGCGATCGAGACCAAGCAAAAAACGCTGCAGCGCGATCTCGAAGACGCACAGAACGATTACCAGACGCAGTCGAATGATATTGCGCAGCGCATCGGCACCAAATTGATGCAGTCGCTCGACGCGTACGCAAAACAGAATGGATATGCCGTGGTGATCGACGTTTCGCAGCAGCAGAGCCCGGTGCTCTGGGCAGCGCAGTCGGTGGACATCACCAAGCCGGTGATTGAAGCCTATAACGCCGCTTCCGGCGTACCCGCGCCGCCGCCGGCAGCCAAGACAACGCCTTCGGCTCCGAGCGCCGCCGTGCGTCGTCCAGCAACAAGCCCTGCCACCAGGCCTGCGGCTCCCAGCTCGACACCGAAATAACTTAGATAGTTTCCACATTCCGCAAGGCCGCTCATCGTGAGCGGCCTTTTTATTTTTCCAAAACGGGAGGCAAACGCTGCGGCTGCGGTGTCAGTTTCTGTATCGTCCCAAAACGGGAGCGATGGAGGACGCCAATGTTCGCCGAGAGCCTTCTCGAATCGTCGCCTCACATCGGCCATCGTGCCGGCTGGGCCA
Encoded here:
- a CDS encoding ATP synthase F0 subunit B, translating into MDETLRQLGELAFGAIPTIILFVLIWILYRVIVHNALIDALSERRSQTVGATEKARSDVAAADRKTAEYEQKLREARLAVFKSQETRRQQVLDEKTMAVSEARGAAEAMIASARAQIQKESEIAKVRIEAESSNLAKEIIRSILRAGSEAKQPAVGGRG
- a CDS encoding OmpH family outer membrane protein, which produces MTRKIVSTLSIAALLSAGALAQAADTNAAPAASTTTNSLVAGPTKVAIINIQAAIANTNEGQRDLDALQKKFEPKQIELKSLSDEVDNLKKQLAAQTNALNDEERNKRVQAIETKQKTLQRDLEDAQNDYQTQSNDIAQRIGTKLMQSLDAYAKQNGYAVVIDVSQQQSPVLWAAQSVDITKPVIEAYNAASGVPAPPPAAKTTPSAPSAAVRRPATSPATRPAAPSSTPK